A DNA window from Pedomonas mirosovicensis contains the following coding sequences:
- a CDS encoding tetratricopeptide repeat protein, which produces MSLTMKDIRAWKPEELSQRLAGPPEAVAKILSVMAGAGIAEAQALYAQALLDGRGVARNPVEALRLFIEAAQAGHVMAMNMVGRCCEQGWGTPVDKTLAAQWYKAAADRGLDWAMYNLATLHCLGEGVPLDRKEALRLYRKAMNLGHVKSINMVGGFYEDGWVVERDLGQAADHYRRAAEGGDFRGQFNHARMLILVGKTVEAQDWLRRIPETATPAFLEKARGWLADHAPGLLGAIEQPPASA; this is translated from the coding sequence ATGTCCTTGACCATGAAAGACATCCGCGCCTGGAAGCCGGAGGAGCTGTCGCAGAGGCTGGCGGGCCCGCCGGAGGCGGTGGCGAAGATCCTCTCCGTCATGGCCGGGGCCGGCATCGCCGAGGCGCAGGCGCTCTACGCGCAGGCGCTGCTGGATGGGCGCGGGGTGGCGCGCAACCCGGTGGAGGCGCTGCGCCTGTTCATCGAGGCGGCGCAGGCGGGCCACGTGATGGCCATGAACATGGTCGGCCGCTGCTGCGAGCAGGGCTGGGGCACCCCGGTCGACAAGACGCTGGCGGCGCAGTGGTACAAGGCCGCCGCCGACCGGGGGCTGGACTGGGCCATGTACAACCTCGCCACCCTCCATTGCCTGGGGGAGGGCGTGCCGCTCGACCGCAAGGAGGCGCTGCGCCTCTACCGCAAGGCGATGAACCTGGGCCATGTGAAGTCCATCAACATGGTGGGCGGCTTCTATGAGGACGGCTGGGTGGTGGAGCGCGACTTGGGACAAGCCGCCGACCATTACCGCCGCGCCGCCGAGGGCGGGGACTTTCGAGGCCAGTTCAACCACGCCCGCATGCTGATCCTTGTGGGAAAGACGGTAGAGGCGCAAGACTGGCTGCGGCGTATCCCGGAAACCGCCACGCCCGCCTTCCTTGAGAAGGCGCGCGGGTGGCTCGCCGACCATGCGCCCGGCCTGCTCGGCGCTATTGAGCAGCCTCCGGCATCTGCCTGA